Sequence from the Thunnus maccoyii chromosome 11, fThuMac1.1, whole genome shotgun sequence genome:
TGTTCAAAGGCTGCACTGAGATCCAGCGATAGAAGCACAAAGGTGGAATCTGAATCCAAAGCACATAACAGAAGCtaatataaacaaatgaaacagttgagcaaaaaaacaatacaaacacaaatgcaacacaaataGAAACATCTGTAGACATGACACTgaatattaacttttaattattattaactaACTTATAGTGCAAAACATTCAATTGTATACTAATCAAATCAGATTCTTACTGATGTCAATCCCACTCTatgcaaaacattcacattttacagCACCACACAATTCACATTTCAATGGCTCCATCTAGTGGAATATATATGGAACAACAACAGTTTATAGATGGAGCAGAATACATCAAGAATTCTCCTGACAAACCTTTTGAAAATCTATCAGTTACTTAAAAGATGCATCTCATCtaaaggtccatttagtagcttcTCTGGAGCTTGATTGTTCAAATTGAAACGTATGTCTCTgtgaaagagtaaaaacaaacaatgacagAGGAAGAATTGCCAGATTTCAGGTGCATGGGACTGAGTTTTCAAGTTGACAAAACTTATTTAAGGTATTTTGAAGTGATGTTTTAGAAAGAGTCATTTTATAAGCTTTCTGGCAGCTGCAACCACAAGTTCAAGAAAATACCACAGTATTGCTTTTATCTCTATATTTCAAGCCTGGTCATAATATACAGTTGGGACTGGATATTAATTGAATATTTGTAGTTGTAAAGCTCCTGAAAGCCACGGTATGTAGGATATCAAAGTTTCTGACTTTGGTGCACCCAAGTGGTAGCATAAATAATACACTAACTTAttagtcgactgacagaaaattcagCTTTAAAAgccaactgaaattaaattgcctttttttttttttactacagcatacatatctgctctgtaaatcagttgaaaccaaaagggagggatctatatttgaaattatttgaTTTGACGATTGTGCCCCTACATTATTTCAATTGAAAACCGTTCTATCATCCGCTTGCatagctggagtccttattttggtcacactgagcctgatagcatcctgctacacgAAACAAGAGCTGCTACTCTGAagaacaacccacattagctttcctgctaaagtctccctcttatctaacttacaaacatgaacgtAATTATGTCTTGTCCTGCATATTAGTTTGTTGAACAAGGCATCAcacattcactggggaaaagtgtGCCACTAACGCCAGTTAACAGGCTAGATGACTActtagctgctcagctgcatcTTATTAAACAGCATATTAACatatctgaaaatgtcaacttcGGTTcagttagatgctggtttggtgaTTATGCTTCAAAATCCCTACAcacttgtagctacagcagtttgtttacattgtctTTGTTCTGCAACTGTTACACCTCAACACGGTAGCCTGCTAGCTAGGGTCAATTAAATAAGACTCCATAACGCCCACCCAGCCAGCAGAGGCAAAAAGGAgcattttgtgatatttttccAAAGACCTTTTTATGAAACTGttaacaatacattaaaaaaaaacccatgtcaacATTACCTTGTAAAGAGGgataattaaatgtgaattCAGTCGCGTGAATGCTTATAATAGACGTGTTAACAGGATATTTTCTGTCGTCTTCGGACGTACACATTTGACGTTTTATTGCGAACATTAACGCTGCATATTTTTGGTCCAATCGGCCTTCCGTACACCCGTTCACTGTCAGGCGTGCTCGTCGTTGagctttattttgaaagttaTTCCCGTAGCTGCGGCAACATGGCGAACACCGGCGGAGTGTTAATGGATGCTGAATACAGTTCGAAAACTCAGATGAGAAGCGACGCAGAGATAGACAAGAGGCTGGTGAGTATCTGCTTTCACACCTTTGTGGACTCAGTCAAACTAAACCAGACGGTGTTTTCTCCCTGCTAAAGCGTGTCTTGGTTAGGTAACCTCAATGACCGCTAACGACACTGCCATTGCATCAGGTACATGAGCTAAGCTAGCAATGTTAATAACACGAACTTGAGTCATGTTTTGTCCTCCAGCAAGCTTCAAGATAAATGAGTAGTACAAAAAACACAGCGAGTTAAAATAGAGACTAGACAGTGTAATACTCCTTGAAGGACATTCATTATACTCCAGTGTTGGTTATAGAACTCACCGAGCATGTTGCCTGGTTTCAGTGGCACCCCATTCATTTATTGACACACTCATTAAGGTTTACAGACTACCCGAGCAATTAGTCTCTTTTCAGAGTGTTAGTTTAGGATttatcaaacacacataatgaaaCTGCCTCACAACTACTCAACTAGCTGTTATGTAACTGCTGGGTGTTTGCTTTTGACAGGGAGGGACGTTGATTGCAGTCGGTCTTGGGGTGGCTGCTGCAGGTTTTGCAGGTAAGAATAGTTTGATAAAAAGCCAATAATTTGCCAAAATTTCTGCTTTGCTTTGAGTCGCTCtcttttcaattttaattttttttgtgtatggAACTGTTTCATATATCTTGATTTTGGTCCACAGGCCGCTATGCGTTCCAGTTGTGGAAGCCTCTCGGGCAAGTCTTCTCTGAAACTGTCAAGAAGATGCCCTCATCAGTGAGTAATTAGTTAACCACCTACACACCTGTGTCTGCCATGATGTTTATTTCCAGTCCTATTCTGTTCAATTTTTACATATAATTTGTCTGTTGTTGAATATATGGATCATTTGCAAGTTTGCCTGCACATTAGATGTGTTGCATCTTTCCTACTAAAGAATTAGCATCTTCAGCCTATGAAAGCCCTAAAAACTGGGCCTGACATTACTCCAGCTGATGTGGATAATAACATGGTGTCCTTTCCCTGAGCTTGAACAGTTGCAGCATTAAATGAACGTGAACCCAGATTTTATCATGATGTTCAATTATCGTCTAGTTTCTGCACACAGGACAAAACGCTGCCCAGCTTGATTCTGTGAGTTGGAAGTTGGAGGTATTTTTGTTGCTGCAGCTCTTCAACCAGTTCACTCttgtaaagtgtaaaaacagTCCAAGGATAGGTTCAGACCATCTGATAATTCTAGCTAGAACCTAAGCTAAGTTAGCCCCAATGACTGCTAGAcaacacttcctgcagctgcttcacagtaCAAGTCATCAGTTCACCTTCACCACAAGCATCTTAATCTGAAGTCCAGAGTTTGCACTGCTCCCTGCATGCTTTCTGATCACTGATGTCTGCAGCTttgatttttcactgttttgtctCTGAAAGTTGTTGTGCTCAGTATTTCTTTGTACAAGTTGTCGGTGGTCCAAAGAAACATTTGCACTGCAACAAACTAACAAACCAAAATGAAGCCTGTCCAGACGTTTTTGGGCCCACTAAGGTTCAGACCTCTGAGAATCAAACCTCTTGTGTCACCTCCAGGCTTTCTCATCGTATTACAAAGGAGGCTTTGAGCAGAAGATGTCCAAACGAGAGGCCAGCCTTATTCTTGGCATCAGGTAAaagaatgtttttaatgtattttatttaataccCCTTATTGCTCAGATGATGGTGATTGATTACATGGATGtatcatttgttttatgttcAGCCCAGTCAGCACTAAGGCCAAGGTACGTGAGGCCCATCGGAGGATAATGGTCCTGAACCATCCAGATAAAGGTACAAGTTTAAACCCTGGATACATCCTGTGTTGCATTTATCCTCTATGCTGCTGATTCTTTTAGCTGAAGTCACCTTAAATCAACAccatattttcttttgtctcagAGTTAATTTTTTCTAGTTCTGACCCTCAAGACAAAAGTCAAATATCCACTTTGAGCTGGACAATTAATGAATTCAAGTTTCTATTTTTGTATGATGTGTAGAAATCCTAGAAATCATTGATGACAGACATGCAAGTCATGTTGCACTTTGATATTTATTTGCAAGCATGTGGCACATGGAGGccttaattaaaagaaaaaaaaagaatcttgtATCATATTTTGGTCTCTTGTGCAGGTAAAAAACACTTTATATATTTGACATAACATAGCATAACCTTCCACAACTTCACTCATTGAAAAGCTTGTGGTGGTGGAGTGTAAAAGGAGTAAATGCAGAATCAGActaaagttttgtttgtgtgcaggtggGTCACCGTATCTCGCTGCTAAGATCAATGAGGCCAAAGACTTTTTGGACAAGGAGACCCGGCGATGACCTGCACTATTAACCAACACTTTAAAGACTCCCATCTTCCTGTGCATGATCTCAGCTCCGTTGTACTGCACCTGAACCTCCGTTCAGGCTCTTCTCTAGTCATTAGAGGAGCAGAACAGCTACCAGTAGAGTCTCTAGTGGTGGCAGGGAACAGTACTGCTGCTGGACTCATCATGTtctgtgtatgagtgtttaCTGTCAGGACAGAAAGTATGACATGATAATGTAATCTATTTAAAGAACGGTAGAATAATGCATTCAAATATTTCCATGTTTAAATAGTCACTGTGCAAgtggtgaaacatttttttaaataaattaaatgtgaaaacattgtTGTGTGTATTAGTGAGTGTGGCTGATTTTGTGGGCAGACCAGCCTTAACTTATATTTTTACTACTGTAAACagtgtctctttctgtgtgtggcTTTCTTCTCTTCATAACTAACGCCAGGCTCAGGGATTGTTGTAGTCTTCATGTTTGAAGTAATAACTCTATTCTTGTTACTGTAACTGAGCATCTTTGAATTTTCTTTAGAACTTTTCTGAAACCAGTAACATAACACTTGGTGCACTGTGTGCATAACActttacattttccattttattgaTTCCCTATAAGCttgtaaactgaacatttataaATTGGCTTTTGCACTTAACAATTTGTCTGCTCAGCAGAGCATTCTGGCTTTATTTCCTAAAActtaaattacataaaacaacattaaagagGGTTCAACCTTTTATAACAtgctggtttgtgtgttttgccttTCTTATTctaattacaaaacaaaacaaacacaaattgtGGTTGAGCTCAGCATTAACATCCTGATGCAGGTTATATGATTTTATCTTGATAACAGCAGTTTACTGTACACAGGCCTACAACAGGAACAACGATCAAACATGAAGTAAACAGTTTTAATCTATGACACATGAACCAATTATCTCCAATGGATGAACATGGCCCATAGGTGGCAGTGTTACTGTTGTGTAGCATGAGGGTGTTGATGTACATAAAATGTGgccagcagtaaaaaaaaaaaaaaaaaagggtcaaGTCAGGAAGAGGATTATGAGTCTTTCTGGTAAAATCAAAAGTTACATCCTGGATCAAATGTCCAGAATAGTACCAAATACAATTTTTACTCCTGTTCGAGTCCTGGTTGCTTAAAGTTACAATGCGGTATGGAGGACAATCTTACCCATTATTAAAATTAAGAGGAATTGGAAAATTACAAGGGAAAAtggctattattattattatcatattttacTACTCAGGATAATCAGAACAcagttaaatgtaaaatattttaatttgaaaatcaaaagtgacatttttaaatggaaaatttAAAAGCATACGTATACATGCCCAAATGCAAAAGcttacatttaaatgtgtaattgtgaatgaaaatgaaaacatgctgaAATTTAAAAGAATGAGTTATTAAGATATAAAGTATCTTAATTCTTTGTTCTTTTCCAatttcctccctcctttttccattttgtaTTTACCTTGTGTATGTACCTAACTGTATGCAAATGTAGCCTGCAGGTCTGACTGCTAAAAAGCACAGTGAGTGTAATGTAGCCTGCAGTGTACATGGGCTGGTTGCTCCTGTTTTACTGGTTAGTAACCCTCCAGCTAAACTGTACCCCCCTATAACCATATAAGCCTCTAGCtgcaccatggcaacaggtatTGTTTGTATCCATGGTTTCAAATGACTGAAGATAGAATGATTGTGTACATTATCCCAGTAAGTGAGGGTTTGTTATAGTAGTAAGGATTTCAGGGGTTATATTGGAAGGCAGTTTACCTGGCCGAACTGATGGCTCGTTAAGAGTTGTgagttctgattggctgaggttTGCACAGCTGCAGAGACCAGTAGGACTGCAGGTTATCAGGAGGACACAGCAGTGCCTCAATCACCAGCCCCCTGATCATACTGGTTTATTTCAGAGTCACAGTTTAATATAGGCAGTATGAGCTGGCAGCCTTCTAATTATTCCCTATTCCACGTGGACACTACATGTTATGTTTGATTAAGCCAGTAGATGGCaacataatactgcaaatgGCTCAGTAACTGAGTTGATAAGAGTGCAGAGTAGTCAAATGaccattgaaacatgtttttcttacaatgtaagtgatgggggacaaaatcagctgtccaaattagtcaaatcaagtggatatctttcaaagtcAGTCTTTGTAGTgccaaattccttctttttaCCATACTTCCACTGTTTTATAATTAGTCAGTTGTATGTTAGTTGCCGTCTGTGGATGTTTAATTTGTTGATATAACCATTTTTTTGTAATCctaatttaaaaatgaagacaTAAAAATCCCACTCTGACAGTAACTTCAAAAAGCTTCTTTATTTAGAGGATGATGTCATACTGATGTCATTGGACGGAGAGGACAGAAAGCAAGATGCAGCATTTAGCGATTACACGTACAGCAGCAGTTATTGGTTAAAATACCAACCATTTACAACAAGATTTGcttgaaaacagtaaaataaatagaaaaggaaTCTATCTTATTCTGATGTCACCATGACAGCAAATGACCACCAGTCCCAGTGCTCCCAGTCTGTACACCAGACTGGCAGCAGAGGTCAACTCAGTCCCTGTGGTCAGTCAGAACCAGAGCGAGTGGCACAGGTTTGATTCTCATCATGAAGGCAGAGGGTTTCTACAGAGCAGTAAAGCGGTTGGAGCATCTGGGCCCTTGAATCATGTACGTATCCCGGATATTATTGTTACAGCTAGGTCGACTACAAGTCCCACAGATCATTTCAACAAGAACCATCCAATCAGTGGGCTTTAAATTAACATCTATTTTTGCTAAGAAATCAATACATCCCTCCTTGGTGTTTGTTTCCACTTCTGCACTTCTTTAGTAAAATTTATAATTACTAAAAGAAAATGACTGGTTTTCAGCTGTTGATTGGTTGTTGAACATCAAGAAGGCGGGTCTTATGTTAGGTCATTGCACAACTTGCTGCTGTGAGTTTTTACAGTCTGGTAATTTGCCATCAGCACATTTAGACCCATGAAAAGACAGCTAACGCAGGGCTAACACAGTACTGTGTGTGCAGGAGCTGCCGGTTACTCTGCAGGTATTGAAATAACATGAAAGATAAGAAATGTATACTGCAAAATCAGTGCTAAGCTAGGCTCAGCACTCTGTGGAGTACAACTTTAACAGCATGATGGGTCCTTCCAAGCATAAATCATTAATAGCGAACACTatgatttgttgaaaatgttttttaggaTACACAGTGTGATGTTCTCCAGTCAGTGGTGACCGGAGAAGTTGCAATATCTCCTAGCAATGCCAGCCTTCCAATGTCAGTCAGCCGTTGCCATGGAAAACAACCACTTCTATTCTTTTTTAGTAGAAAAATCTGCACAATATTTCCTTGCACACAAAGTGAGGATAATCTGCATTTCAGTTTAGAGGACGACTTAAACTTTTGGAGGAAATTAACTCATTACACCTGAAGACTAGCAAGAGGAAATCACAACAAACCTTACTTGAAGCTGATtggatgttgttttttattgtttcctaATGCGCTCTGGGACTTATATGTTGATGTCGCTATAGATACAATCAtgtacctttgactttttgtcaatgaagcagatttttttcagctAGTTTGTAGagatgattcaaccaggagagtttcatgtccATGCTAGAGTTGAAATGCTCCAGTCACCTGACACGGTATATGGGAGAAATGTTGATGCAGGAACAGGATCAGGTTGCTGCACACCTGATATACTGCAGCTGTGAGATCCTGTGTTGGCCACAAAGTTTATCTTCTGTTTGAAGAGGGAAATACCAGGAGGCGACGCAGCACAGTAAACAGGAAAGGAGAGAAGTTGGAGGAGGCACAGACAGAAACCTTAGTCACCATGTTAGCACCATGGAAGCTCTGCCCACTTCGGTGAACAAATGGCATGCTGGGAAGAGGGGTGTTAGGCGTATGTTAGGAGTATTCTTATCCAAAATGGGTTATTTTACCATCAGTCATTATCAGCAGAGCATTTAGAGACACAAGTATTAATAATTCCAGTACTTTACATTTGTGATTCAGCAGGTCACATTTGGAAGGAAATCTGCTGGATCGCTTCATGGCAGCAAAGGGCGCTGCTGTATGTCCAGAGCAAACACTGGTGGAGCTTTCAGAATTTCTGCTTTTAACGGAGTGAAAAAATGACTGAGTAATCACATCCAACATGTTTATCCTCTTGCAGGAAGGGTAAGCaatgaggctgatgggaaatgtagtcttAATGTGGAGAAATGCCAGCAATAAGAATGATCTACTGTTGCGGTGAGACAGAGGCAACCAACAGCAGGCTTATCTGGCTTAAGAAAGCATCGGAGCTCTCGGtagaaattaatcagcagcccTTTCGTTAACGAGCTTCAGTAAGGCTGCTTGGTTTAACGTCATCAGCGATCCATTAGCAGTCCTGTGTAGCCCTCTCTAACTCTTCATCCTGttgcccctcctcctcttcctcctcctcctcttcctcctcatcttgcTCCTCTTTCTCGCTCAGTTCCTCTCCGATCACGTCTAACCGCGCCTCCTGCCCGTTTAGCTTCTCCTCCACATCGTCATTATGAAGCCCCACCACCTGCAGCTGCAGCCGTCGCTCCTCCACCAGCAGGAGGCGCTCTCTGACACCCTCTGCTGCCGCCGCTGTTTCGCTGGGACTCCCAAAGTACTGCTCGCTCCTGAAATGATACCAATTCCAGTTAGGAGTTTGTACTATATGAACTCGGTCACATTATGGGAACTCAACTCCCATGTGGGTACAAAACACCGGTCCCCACAAggtaaattattacatttttgggtTAAGACTTGGTAAAGACTGGGGTTAGGCAGGTCGTGGTTACGGTTAAGGTAAATGTTCAT
This genomic interval carries:
- the dnajc15 gene encoding dnaJ homolog subfamily C member 15; translated protein: MANTGGVLMDAEYSSKTQMRSDAEIDKRLGGTLIAVGLGVAAAGFAGRYAFQLWKPLGQVFSETVKKMPSSAFSSYYKGGFEQKMSKREASLILGISPVSTKAKVREAHRRIMVLNHPDKGGSPYLAAKINEAKDFLDKETRR